A DNA window from Pedomonas mirosovicensis contains the following coding sequences:
- a CDS encoding DUF885 domain-containing protein, producing MKKTLRAAALCAALFATGSAHGETADQSSGAFSKILSDHWAWSLSQEPVMASSFGERAYDGKLGDLTIAGLDKRKAALEAFIQRLEAVPDASLSEQNRLNKAILLRELRDEAEGLGFGQRLMLFTTYYGWHSGFAGLPDRHPFFNKADYESYIGRLNDYARYNAEGLATSREAVRRGFVQACDAMGGFEKTIEAHIVDDASKSVFMKPFARKPANITDADWARLKAEAEKAVMTKVVPAYRDMAAFYKNEYAPNCRKTAGISATPDGAKYYAYSARAMTTTNLSPEEIHQIGLKEVARIRAEMDGVVKRSGFKGDRKAFIQMLRTDPRFYVKTPEELLMRSGALAKQIDGELPRFFGRLPRLPYTVKPIPADQAEGTTTAYYMSGLMQAGRAGTYAVNTSKLDQRPLFEMPSLTLHEAVPGHHLQIALQQELDLPLFRRHLSHFTAFTEGWGLYAERLGYDMGLYDDPYAEFGRLSYEMWRACRLVVDTGIHAKGWTKEQAMDFMLENTALSRHNIEAEVNRYISWPGQALAYKIGELKIRELRAKAEKALGERFDIRAFHDAVLENGSVPLDVLESHINGWIAKQQQQVAQKAA from the coding sequence GTGAAGAAGACCTTGCGGGCCGCAGCGCTTTGCGCCGCCCTGTTTGCGACAGGCAGTGCCCACGGCGAGACGGCGGATCAGTCGTCTGGCGCCTTCTCGAAGATTCTGTCGGATCACTGGGCCTGGTCGCTGTCGCAGGAGCCGGTGATGGCATCGAGCTTCGGTGAGCGCGCTTACGACGGCAAGCTGGGCGATCTCACCATCGCGGGGCTGGACAAGCGCAAGGCGGCGTTGGAGGCGTTCATCCAGCGGCTGGAGGCGGTGCCCGACGCCTCGCTCAGCGAGCAGAACCGGCTCAACAAGGCCATTTTGCTGCGCGAGCTGCGCGATGAGGCAGAAGGGCTGGGCTTCGGCCAGCGGCTGATGCTGTTCACCACCTACTATGGCTGGCACAGCGGCTTTGCCGGACTGCCGGATCGCCACCCCTTCTTCAACAAGGCGGATTACGAAAGCTATATCGGCCGTCTCAACGACTACGCGCGCTACAATGCCGAAGGGCTTGCCACCAGCCGCGAGGCGGTGCGCCGGGGCTTCGTGCAGGCATGCGACGCCATGGGCGGGTTCGAGAAGACCATCGAGGCGCACATCGTTGACGATGCGTCCAAGTCCGTCTTCATGAAGCCGTTCGCGCGCAAGCCCGCCAACATTACGGATGCGGACTGGGCAAGGCTGAAGGCTGAGGCCGAGAAGGCGGTTATGACCAAGGTCGTCCCGGCGTACCGGGACATGGCGGCCTTCTACAAGAACGAGTACGCTCCCAACTGCCGCAAGACGGCGGGCATCTCCGCAACGCCCGACGGCGCGAAATACTACGCCTACAGCGCCAGGGCGATGACCACCACCAACCTCAGCCCTGAGGAGATCCACCAGATCGGCCTTAAGGAAGTGGCGCGCATCCGCGCCGAGATGGATGGGGTGGTCAAGCGCTCCGGCTTCAAGGGTGACCGCAAGGCGTTTATCCAGATGCTGCGGACCGACCCGCGCTTCTACGTGAAGACGCCCGAGGAACTGCTGATGCGCTCCGGCGCGCTGGCCAAGCAGATCGACGGCGAGCTGCCCCGGTTCTTCGGCCGCCTGCCGCGCCTGCCCTACACGGTGAAGCCCATTCCGGCCGACCAGGCCGAAGGCACCACCACCGCCTATTACATGTCCGGCCTGATGCAGGCGGGGCGCGCGGGCACCTATGCGGTCAATACCTCCAAGCTCGACCAGCGGCCGCTGTTCGAAATGCCCTCGCTGACATTGCATGAGGCGGTGCCGGGCCATCACCTGCAAATCGCCCTCCAGCAGGAGCTGGACCTGCCGCTGTTCCGCCGCCACCTGTCGCACTTCACCGCCTTCACCGAAGGCTGGGGCCTCTATGCCGAGCGGCTGGGCTACGACATGGGCCTTTATGACGACCCCTACGCCGAGTTCGGCCGCCTCTCCTACGAGATGTGGCGCGCCTGCCGCCTGGTGGTCGATACCGGCATCCACGCCAAGGGCTGGACCAAGGAGCAGGCGATGGACTTCATGCTGGAGAATACGGCGCTGAGCCGCCACAACATCGAGGCGGAGGTGAACCGCTATATCTCCTGGCCCGGCCAGGCGCTGGCCTACAAGATCGGCGAGCTGAAGATCCGTGAGCTGCGCGCAAAAGCCGAGAAGGCGCTGGGCGAGCGGTTCGACATCCGCGCCTTCCACGACGCGGTGCTCGAGAACGGCTCCGTACCGCTTGATGTGCTGGAGAGCCACATCAACGGCTGGATCGCCAAGCAACAGCAGCAGGTGGCCCAAAAGGCCGCCTGA
- a CDS encoding DUF885 domain-containing protein encodes MRRILRAAALAAALLTSTAVHGAQTQASADFSKFMEDYWVWTLEELPLQAAMQGYKEYEGRLGSLSIEYMQWRKASFEKFMRRLEAIPDAGLNEEERLNKAILLHSLRDDRDRFGSRHEMILFRPYGAWHSGLADLLASLPFQTKAHYERHIAYLNDFLRVNAEGIATSREALRQGLVQSCAVLNGFEKTIQVHIVKDVSHSAFMKPFARKPSSISEADWAVLKARAEEIVSQKIIPALQELETFYLKEYAPNCRESVSVASLPDGAAYYAALVRVATSTDLTPDDIHQIGLKEVARIRAEMDKVIERSGFKDDRKAFIEMLRTDPRFYAKSPDELVMRARALAKQIDGELPKLFRRLPRLPYTVKPMGADYAEGAPTAYFNPGMLEAGLPGIFEINTSKLDQRPLFELPALTLHEAVPGHHLQISLQQEMEMPEIRRHRIGFTAFTEGWGLYAELLGYEMGLYDDPYAEFGRLSYEMWRACRLVVDTGIHAKGWSKEQAIEYLLENTALSRHNIEAEVNRYIASPGQALAYKIGELKIRELRAKAEKALGEKFDLRAFHDAVLENGSVPLDVLESHINGWIARQQQQAAQKAA; translated from the coding sequence ATGCGGAGAATCCTTCGGGCGGCGGCCCTGGCGGCGGCGCTGCTGACAAGCACGGCGGTTCACGGCGCACAGACGCAAGCCTCTGCGGACTTCAGCAAATTCATGGAAGACTATTGGGTCTGGACGCTGGAGGAGCTGCCCCTGCAAGCCGCCATGCAGGGTTACAAGGAATACGAAGGCAGGCTGGGCAGCCTTTCCATTGAATACATGCAATGGCGCAAGGCTTCGTTCGAGAAGTTCATGCGGCGGTTGGAGGCCATTCCCGACGCCGGGCTCAACGAAGAGGAACGGCTGAACAAAGCCATCCTGCTGCACAGCCTGCGAGACGACCGCGACCGGTTTGGCTCCCGCCATGAGATGATTCTGTTCCGGCCCTATGGGGCCTGGCATAGCGGATTGGCGGACCTGCTGGCGAGCCTGCCCTTCCAGACCAAGGCGCATTACGAACGCCATATCGCCTATCTGAACGACTTCTTACGCGTGAACGCCGAAGGCATCGCCACCAGTCGTGAGGCGCTGCGCCAGGGCCTCGTGCAGTCCTGTGCCGTACTGAACGGTTTCGAGAAGACCATTCAAGTGCACATTGTTAAAGACGTGTCGCACTCCGCTTTCATGAAGCCGTTTGCGCGCAAGCCGAGCAGCATATCAGAGGCGGATTGGGCAGTGCTGAAGGCACGGGCAGAAGAGATCGTCAGCCAGAAGATCATCCCCGCCTTGCAGGAACTGGAAACCTTTTATCTCAAGGAATATGCGCCGAATTGCCGGGAGTCGGTCAGTGTCGCATCGCTGCCTGATGGCGCCGCCTACTATGCCGCCCTGGTGCGCGTTGCGACCTCTACGGACCTGACGCCAGATGACATCCATCAGATCGGCTTGAAGGAAGTGGCGCGCATCCGCGCCGAGATGGACAAGGTTATCGAGCGCTCCGGCTTCAAGGACGACCGCAAGGCGTTCATCGAGATGCTGCGGACCGACCCGCGCTTCTACGCAAAGTCTCCCGATGAACTGGTGATGCGCGCCCGCGCGCTGGCCAAGCAGATCGATGGCGAACTGCCTAAGCTTTTCAGGCGGTTGCCCCGCCTGCCCTATACGGTGAAGCCCATGGGGGCCGATTATGCCGAAGGGGCACCGACAGCCTACTTCAATCCCGGCATGTTGGAGGCTGGCCTTCCTGGCATCTTCGAAATCAATACCTCCAAGCTCGACCAGCGACCGCTGTTCGAGCTGCCGGCTTTGACGCTGCATGAGGCGGTGCCGGGCCATCATCTGCAAATCTCGCTCCAGCAAGAGATGGAGATGCCCGAAATCCGGCGGCACCGCATCGGGTTCACGGCCTTCACCGAAGGCTGGGGCCTCTATGCGGAACTGCTCGGTTACGAGATGGGCCTTTATGATGATCCCTACGCCGAGTTCGGCCGTCTCTCCTACGAGATGTGGCGCGCCTGCCGCCTCGTGGTTGACACCGGCATCCACGCCAAGGGCTGGAGCAAGGAACAGGCGATTGAATACCTGCTCGAAAACACGGCGCTGAGCCGTCACAACATCGAGGCGGAGGTGAACCGATACATTGCCTCGCCCGGCCAGGCGCTGGCTTACAAGATCGGCGAGCTGAAGATCCGTGAGCTGCGCGCGAAAGCCGAGAAGGCGCTGGGCGAGAAGTTCGACCTGCGCGCCTTTCACGATGCGGTGCTCGAGAACGGCTCCGTCCCGCTCGACGTGCTGGAGAGCCACATCAACGGCTGGATCGCCAGGCAACAGCAGCAGGCGGCCCAGAAGGCGGCGTGA
- a CDS encoding O-acetyl-ADP-ribose deacetylase, translating into MSDRLEVITGDITTCALDAIVNAANESLLGGGGVDGAIHRAAGPELLAECRGLGGCPTGEARITKGYNLPARHVIHTVGPIWRGGQAGEPELLARCYRNSLDLAAHHGLRAIAFPAISTGVYGYPADEAARIAARTTLDWLAAHPNAMDKVIFVCFSEPSARAYREAVEAEGRAS; encoded by the coding sequence ATGTCTGATCGGCTTGAGGTCATAACCGGCGATATCACCACCTGCGCGCTCGATGCCATCGTCAACGCCGCCAACGAAAGCCTGCTGGGCGGCGGCGGGGTGGACGGCGCGATCCACCGCGCGGCCGGGCCCGAACTGCTCGCCGAATGCCGCGGCCTGGGCGGCTGCCCCACCGGTGAGGCGCGCATCACCAAGGGCTACAACCTGCCCGCCCGGCATGTCATCCACACCGTCGGCCCCATCTGGCGCGGCGGACAGGCCGGGGAGCCGGAACTGCTGGCCCGCTGCTATCGCAACAGCCTCGACCTCGCCGCTCACCACGGCCTTCGCGCCATCGCCTTTCCCGCCATCTCCACCGGCGTCTACGGCTACCCGGCCGATGAGGCCGCGCGCATCGCCGCCCGCACCACGCTCGACTGGCTGGCCGCCCACCCGAACGCCATGGACAAGGTGATCTTCGTCTGTTTCAGCGAACCCTCGGCGCGAGCCTACCGGGAGGCGGTGGAGGCGGAGGGCAGGGCTTCCTGA